The Epinephelus lanceolatus isolate andai-2023 chromosome 8, ASM4190304v1, whole genome shotgun sequence genome includes a window with the following:
- the cnbpa gene encoding CCHC-type zinc finger, nucleic acid binding protein a isoform X1 — translation MDGCSNNECFGCGRPGHWLKNCPSSGSRGRGRGRGRGKELFCYRCGDQGHMARDCDQTEDACYNCHRSGHISRDCKEPKKEREQLCYTCGKAGHMARDCEHANEQKCYSCGGFGHIQKLCDKVKCYRCGEIGHVAVQCSKASDTNCYNCGKAGHLAKDCTVEGSA, via the exons ATGGATGGTTGCAGCAACAATGAGTGTTTTGGATGCGGCCGCCCGGGGCATTGGTTGAAGAACTGCCCTTCCAGCGGTTCACGTGGACGCGGCAGGGGTCGGGGACGAGGCAAGG AGTTGTTCTGTTATCGGTGTGGAGACCAAGGACACATGGCCAGGGACTGTGACCAAACTGAGGATG CGTGCTACAACTGCCACAGGAGTGGCCACATTTCCCGGGACTGCAAGGAGCCCAAAAAGGAGAGGGAGCAGCTGTGCTACACCTGCGGCAAAGCTGGCCACATGGCCCGCGACTGTGAGCATGCCAACGAGCAGAAGTGCTACTCTTGCGGTGGGTTCGGTCACATCCAAAAACTGTGCGATAAGGTGAAATGTTACAG GTGTGGCGAAATTGGTCACGTTGCTGTGCAGTGCAGTAAAGCCAGCGACACTAACTGCTACAACTGTGGAAAGGCAGGCCACTTGGCAAAAGATTGCACCGTTGAAGGCAGCGCATAA
- the cnbpa gene encoding CCHC-type zinc finger, nucleic acid binding protein a isoform X2 — translation MDGCSNNECFGCGRPGHWLKNCPSSGSRGRGRGRGRELFCYRCGDQGHMARDCDQTEDACYNCHRSGHISRDCKEPKKEREQLCYTCGKAGHMARDCEHANEQKCYSCGGFGHIQKLCDKVKCYRCGEIGHVAVQCSKASDTNCYNCGKAGHLAKDCTVEGSA, via the exons ATGGATGGTTGCAGCAACAATGAGTGTTTTGGATGCGGCCGCCCGGGGCATTGGTTGAAGAACTGCCCTTCCAGCGGTTCACGTGGACGCGGCAGGGGTCGGGGACGAG AGTTGTTCTGTTATCGGTGTGGAGACCAAGGACACATGGCCAGGGACTGTGACCAAACTGAGGATG CGTGCTACAACTGCCACAGGAGTGGCCACATTTCCCGGGACTGCAAGGAGCCCAAAAAGGAGAGGGAGCAGCTGTGCTACACCTGCGGCAAAGCTGGCCACATGGCCCGCGACTGTGAGCATGCCAACGAGCAGAAGTGCTACTCTTGCGGTGGGTTCGGTCACATCCAAAAACTGTGCGATAAGGTGAAATGTTACAG GTGTGGCGAAATTGGTCACGTTGCTGTGCAGTGCAGTAAAGCCAGCGACACTAACTGCTACAACTGTGGAAAGGCAGGCCACTTGGCAAAAGATTGCACCGTTGAAGGCAGCGCATAA